A single genomic interval of Heterodontus francisci isolate sHetFra1 chromosome 45, sHetFra1.hap1, whole genome shotgun sequence harbors:
- the LOC137356161 gene encoding deleted in malignant brain tumors 1 protein-like, translated as MPDAVVVCRQMDCGFAELAHGSAKFGQGSEEIWLDDVKCYGMELLLQECTLKALGQHNCNHREDAGVVCNPDQPPKPSISLSRFSENFVKGENLFIQCNAFGYYQTAVFYLYKGDEDHHMASKVPSARGHSATFLFPNIDAGNEGNYTCSYEIEVTGRLYKSPKSDTVNVAVKDQLVKPAINLNGQWHILLKGQSIEIVCEAPHYFSGAKFYLYKDSDENFISSHIVSSSLISAHFKIHDITKADQGNYTCMYQAQIAGKLFNSSRSEDIQFTVVDDVALRLVNGENDCSGTVQVYYNNTWGSVCADSWDLADVQVVCRQLGCGFAKRLMDTPSIADITKPIWLSTVRCSGAETHLWVCPARAWVSRISCTRSNGATVSCSAQPPQPVMTVTGTGLFFKDETIKFVCSAHALYKGATMSLYKRDNPDPILSDVVSSNQNNVRFNIPNINKTHEGIYWCSYQLEVSELVFVSESSESKEIKVIDNAKLRLVDGPNSCSGRVEAYYNGTWGTICDSGWDILDVQVVCNQVGCGFGQSAISGGQFGEGAGPILLDNVRCNGSELFLWSCPIQTISPRTCRQKNDAGVICSDQLQSPEIDVLRTSSIFAQGESFSIQCASPNYYKGGTFQLQKLGESTSVSSLVAEAKYSNVTFTVKNINMSQSGYYTCMYQLQRRGKLYNSTMSDRVKITVIEKPTKPNIQLFRDSGKYSIGEFVSVRCTASTVFTGAIFLLLKIDGATSVTYQAVPMAGFAVTFSIANITYADDGHYACLFQLKRSGKLHNSTESDRVKVTVTDKLQRPSISVLRLSAAFVQGEAANFRCSSSSVFAVITFYLYKVGESGAVTSVGPISASSAVLTVQNVTLHQEGFFTCMFQVLIKSKLYSSTHSDRVKVTIASSVERPIISMNTEFEKFPQGQLLTILCTAPKPYRTRDFHLYQDGLLANARMSVRDFVAEFTIANTSMANQGDYTCAYRTTIVGRGYNSTQSEALSITIAESMEQRLVNGSNPCEGRVEISFGDSWGTICDDQWGLLDAKVVCSALGCGNAVAAPTHARFGRGAGPIWLDDVACRGDESVLWYCTSRFWGQHNCHHGEDASVICSGIKPTILLEPSYNVFLKGESVIINCTIGERNTSRGIDFYINNVYLTHRDLQQGVNSATIQLTNLTEKDAGMYSCKYGNQLSGRYLNSSLNASVYIAVTDPLQKPKIDLFTVGGKNLINCTVQNGTANGTMYLLEVGTSGSRQVQRLSMPNSTFTFPLNNSGDSIEGRYVCSYEVQVNGRLLNSTYTESVLVAVRGSSNVKTIIGWFLATVILLLILVLFVYYFRKPKTCKSKREYRIYVRERLLDDVTHIEAIDDDTTF; from the exons ATGCCGGATGCCGTCGTCGTCTGCCGCCAAATGGACTGCGGGTTCGCCGAGCTAGCCCACGGCTCGGCCAAGTTCGGGCAAGGCTCGGAGGAGATCTGGCTGGACGATGTCAAGTGCTACGGGATGGAGCTGTTGCTGCAAGAGTGCACGCTGAAAGCACTGGGGCAACATAACTGCAATCACAGAGAAGATGCCGGCGTCGTTTGTAATCCAG ACCAGCCGCCCAAACCGTCCATATCCCTCAGTCGATTTTCCGAAAACTTTGTGAAAGGGGAGAACCTATTTATTCAATGCAACGCTTTTGGCTACTATCAAACCGCAGTGTTTTATCTGTATAAGGGCGATGAGGACCATCACATGGCTTCAAAGGTCCCTTCCGCGAGGGGTCACTCTGCCACTTTCCTTTTCCCAAACATTGACGCTGGAAATGAAGGGAATTACACTTGCAGCTACGAGATCGAAGTTACTGGACGCCTTTACAAATCGCCCAAAAGCGACACGGTCAATGTAGCTGTCAAAG ATCAGCTCGTGAAACCAGCCATAAATCTGAATGGGCAATGGCACATTTTGTTGAAAGGACAGTCCATTGAAATTGTGTGTGAGGCTCCCCATTACTTCTCAGGAGCCAAATTTTATTTGTACAAGGACAGCGATGagaatttcatcagctcccacattGTCTCCTCGAGTTTGATCTCAGCTCACTTCAAAATTCACGACATCACGAAAGCTGACCAAGGCAATTACACCTGCATGTACCAGGCACAGATCGCTGGGAAGCTCTTCAACTCCTCCCGCAGTGAAGACATCCAGTTTACGGTGGTCG ATGATGTGGCGCTCCGCTTAGTGAACGGAGAGAACGACTGTTCGGGCACAGTGCAGGTTTATTATAACAATACCTGGGGCTCCGTTTGTGCCGATTCCTGGGACCTCGCGGACGTCCAGGTGGTCTGCAGGCAACTGGGCTGCGGGTTTGCGAAGCGGCTGATGGACACGCCAAGCATTGCCGATATCACCAAGCCCATATGGTTGAGCACGGTCAGGTGCAGCGGTGCTGAGACGCACCTGTGGGTTTGCCCGGCCAGAGCGTGGGTGAGCAGAATTAGCTGCACCCGCTCAAACGGGGCGACAGTCAGCTGCTCAG CACAGCCTCCTCAGCCAGTCATGACTGTCACGGGAACGGGTCTGTTTTTCAAAGACGAGACCATCAAATTTGTGTGCTCGGCGCATGCTTTGTACAAAGGGGCGACGATGTCCCTTTACAAAAGGGACAACCCGGATCCGATCCTGTCTGATGTGGTATCTTCCAATCAAAACAACGTGAGGTTCAATATCCCGAACATTAACAAGACCCACGAGGGAATCTACTGGTGCAGCTATCAACTGGAAGTGTCGGAGCTCGTTTTTGTGTCCGAAAGCAGCGAATCGAAGGAGATCAAGGTCATAG ATAACGCTAAACTTCGACTGGTGGATGGGCCCAATTCCTGTTCGGGTAGAGTCGAGGCttactacaatggcacctggggcacTATCTGTGATTCCGGGTGGGACATTCTGGATGTCCAGGTTGTTTGCAATCAGGTCGGATGTGGGTTTGGCCAATCGGCCATTTCCGGTGGCCAGTTTGGAGAAGGGGCAGGCCCGATTTTGCTGGACAACGTCCGGTGCAATGGGTCCGAGTTATTCCTGTGGTCCTGCCCGATCCAGACGATCAGCCCCCGGACCTGCCGACAGAAGAACGATGCTGGCGTCATTTGTTCAG ATCAGTTACAAAGCCCAGAAATAGATGTGTTAAGGACATCCAGTATATTTGCTCAAGGGGAGTCTTTCAGCATTCAATGCGCCTCGCCCAATTACTACAAGGGAGGAACATTTCAATTGCAAAAACTCGGCGAGTCCACCTCTGTGAGTTCCTTGGTGGCAGAAGCAAAGTATTCCAACGTCACATTCACTGTCAAAAACATCAACATGAGCCAGAGCGGATATTACACCTGCATGTATCAGTTACAGAGAAGGGGAAAGTTGTACAATTCCACCATGAGTGACAGAGTCAAGATCACTGTGATAG AAAAGCCAACCAAACCAAATATTCAGCTCTTCCGAGACTCTGGCAAATATTCCATTGGAGAGTTTGTCAGCGTTAGGTGCACGGCCTCCACAGTCTTCACCGGGGCCATCTTCCTCTTGCTCAAGATTGACGGGGCAACCTCGGTGACCTACCAGGCCGTGCCAATGGCGGGCTTCGCTGTGACCTTTTCCATCGCCAACATCACATATGCTGACGATGGACATTACGCCTGCTTGTTTCAGCTAAAGCGCTCGGGGAAGCTCCACAACTCGACGGAGAGCGACCGGGTGAAGGTGACCGTGACAG ATAAACTGCAGAGGCCGTCGATTTCCGTGTTGCGCTTGTCCGCCGCATTTGTTCAAGGTGAAGCCGCAAATTTCCGATGCTCCTCCTCCAGCGTCTTTGCGGTGATAACATTTTACCTCTACAAAGTCGGGGAGTCTGGTGCTGTTACCTCTGTGGGGCCGATCTCAGCATCCAGCGCCGTCTTAACTGTGCAAAATGTAACCTTGCACCAGGAAGGCTTCTTCACCTGCATGTTCCAAGTGCTGATCAAAAGCAAGCTGTACTCGTCAACTCACAGCGACCGGGTCAAGGTAACAATCGCAA GTAGCGTGGAAAGACCCATTATCTCCATGAACACGGAATTCGAGAAGTTTCCACAGGGCCAATTGCTCACTATCTTGTGCACAGCCCCGAAACCGTACCGCACGCGTGACTTCCACCTCTACCAAGATGGTCTTTTGGCCAATGCTCGGATGTCTGTGCGGGACTTTGTAGCCGAGTTTACCATTGCAAATACAAGCATGGCCAATCAAGGGGATTACACTTGTGCGTACCGAACGACGATAGTGGGACGAGGGTACAACTCGACCCAAAGCGAAGCCCTTTCAATAACCATCGCAG AAAGCATGGAGCAGCGACTGGTGAACGGGAGTAACCCTTGTGAGGGCCGAGTGGAGATCTCCTTCGGCGACAGCTGGGGGACCATCTGTGATGACCAGTGGGGATTGCTGGACGCCAAAGTTGTCTGCAGTGCTCTGGGGTGCGGAAACGCTGTCGCCGCGCCAACGCACGCTCGCTTCGGAAGGGGCGCCGGACCCATATGGTTGGACGATGTCGCCTGCCGCGGAGATGAATCGGTGCTGTGGTACTGCACGTCCAGGTTTTGGGGTCAGCACAACTGCCATCACGGAGAGGATGCCAGTGTCATTTGTTCCG GGATCAAGCCGACAATACTTTTGGAACCCAGCTACAACGTATTTCTGAAAGGGGAGTCGGTTATTATAAATTGCACCATCGGAGAACGAAACACAAGCCGAGGAATTGACTTTTACATCAATAACGTTTACCTGACCCACCGAGACCTCCAGCAAGGAGTCAATTCCGCCACCATTCAATTGACCAATTTAACTGAGAAGGATGCTGGGATGTACAGCTGCAAGTATGGAAACCAACTTTCTGGACGATACCTAAATTCTTCTCTCAATGCCTCCGTGTACATCGCTGTAACAG ATCCTCTGCAAAAGCCTAAAATAGACTTATTCACAGTCGGAGGGAAAAATCTCATTAACTGCACGGTTCAAAATGGCACAGCAAATGGCACGATGTACTTATTGGAAGTGGGTACCAGTGGATCGAGGCAAGTGCAACGTTTGTCAATGCCAAATTCTACCTTCACCTTTCCCTTAAACAACAGCGGTGATAGTATTGAGGGTCGCTATGTTTGTTCATACGAAGTGCAAGTAAATGGAAGATTACTCAACTCGACTTACACCGAATCTGTTCTCGTTGCCGTTCGAG GATCCTCCAATGTTAAGACGATCATCGGCTGGTTCTTAGCGACTGTGATCCTTCTCCTGATTCTGGTCCTTTTTGTGTATTACTTCAGAAAACCGAAGACGTGCAAGAGTAAACGTG AATACAGGATTTACGTTCGAGAACGACTGCTTGATGACGTGACTCATATAGAAGCAATAGATGACGATACTACCTTTTAA